The following DNA comes from Longimicrobiaceae bacterium.
ATGCCGCCCGGCGGGATGTCGCTGCGGCCCACGACGGGGCGCGGGCCCACCGTCATCAGGTCGTCGCGGTACAGGGTGATGTCCAGCGAACCGGTGGGCACCGCCACGCCCTCGGTGCGCTCGATCTCGCGCGCGATCCACGCCGCCAGGTCCACCCCGCGCCGGTGGATGCCGACGAGGACGACGCCCTCGGTGCCGCCCGTGCGTTCCACCACCTCGCGCGCCATGCGCGACAGGGCGCGCTCAACCGCGGCGGTGTCCATGATCGGGCGTCGCTGGGG
Coding sequences within:
- the pyrR gene encoding bifunctional pyr operon transcriptional regulator/uracil phosphoribosyltransferase PyrR gives rise to the protein MPEPQRRPIMDTAAVERALSRMAREVVERTGGTEGVVLVGIHRRGVDLAAWIAREIERTEGVAVPTGSLDITLYRDDLMTVGPRPVVGRSDIPPGGIDGRQVVIVDDVLYTGRTVRAALDELADYGRPSRTLLCVLVDREGRELPIQADIVGAKVPVPAGGRVEVRVPRTDGGALGVEVVDGGGGAG